The following coding sequences lie in one Ictalurus punctatus breed USDA103 chromosome 16, Coco_2.0, whole genome shotgun sequence genomic window:
- the bmpr1bb gene encoding bone morphogenetic protein receptor, type IBb isoform X2, with protein MCGGQSFGWRRTHTLVPRFSEQVAEGSLMARLLLLLLLPLLPGFSSNFTHANVLDAMLLRNSGKVTLDSRKEDSRSSVPVLPERTLWCHCYHHCPEDSVNNTCRTDGYCFTMVEEEEGGPPTLTSGCLGLVGSEFQCRDTGNSRLRRALECCTDQDYCNRDLHPTLPPINTPNYVDNSIHQMALFISVAVCSIILIFIIVFCYFRYKRQELRPRYTIGLEQDETYIPPGESLKDLIEQSQSSGSGSGLPLLVQRTIAKQIQMVKQIGKGRYGEVWMGRWRGERVAVKVFFTTEEASWFRETEIYQTVLMRHENILGFIAADIKGTGSWTQLYLITDYHESGSLYDYLKSTTLDTRALLRLAYSAVSGLCHLHTEIFGTQGKPAIAHRDLKSKNILVKKNGTCCIADLGLAVKFISDTNEVDIPPNTRVGTKRYMPPEVLDETLNRNHFQSYIMADMYSFGLILWEIARRCVSGGIVEEYQLPYHDQVPTDPSYEDMREVVCIKRQRPSFANRWTSDECLRQMGKLMSECWAHNPGSRLTALRVKKTLAKMSESQDIKL; from the exons CGAACGTGCTGGACGCGATGCTGTTGAGGAATTCTGGGAAGGTGACGCTGGATAGCCGAAAGGAGGACAGTAGGAGCTCAGTGCCCGTGCTGCCTGAGAGGACACTGTGGTGCCACTGTTACCACCACTGTCCAGAGGACTCCGTCAACAACACCTGCAG AACTGATGGCTACTGCTTCACCatggtggaggaggaagagggcgGGCCCCCGACGCTCACCTCAGGCTGTTTGGGATTGGTGGGCTCTGAATTTCAGTGCAGG GATACGGGGAACTCTCGTTTGAGGAGGGCGCTGGAGTGCTGTACTGACCAGGACTACTGCAACCGAGACCTTCACCCGACCCTGCCTCCAATCAACACGCCTA ATTACGTGGACAACAGCATCCACCAGATGGCTCTGTTCATCTCTGTGGCAGTGTGCAGCATCATCCTCATCTTTATCATTGTGTTCTGTTACTTCAG GTACAAACGTCAGGAGCTGAGGCCCCGCTATACTATCGGTCTGGAGCAGGATGAGACCTACATCCCTCCAGGAGAGTCTCTGAAGGACCTGATCGAGCAGTCGCAGAGTTCAGGCAGTGGCTCGGGACTCCCCCTGCTG GTGCAGCGCACCATAGCTAAGCAGATCCAGATGGTGAAACAGATCGGAAAGGGACGCTACGGGGAGGTGTGGATGGGCCGCTGGAGAGGTGAGAGGGTGGCTGTCAAGGTGTTCTTCACCACTGAGGAGGCCAGCTGGTTCCGAGAGACCGAGATTTACCAGACCGTCCTCATGAGGCATGAGAATATACTAG GCTTCATCGCGGCAGATATAAAGGGAACAGGTTCATGGACGCAGCTGTACCTGATCACGGACTACCACGAGAGCGGCTCTCTCTACGACTACCTCAAATCCACCACGCTGGATACGCGGGCACTGCTGCGCCTGGCGTACTCGGCCGTCTCAGGGCTCTGCCACCTGCACACCGAGATCTTCGGCACACAGGGCAAACCGGCCATCGCCCACCGTGACCTCAAGAGTAAGAACATTCTGGTGAAGAAGAACGGCACGTGCTGCATCGCCGACCTCGGCCTAGCCGTCAAGTTCATCAG TGACACCAACGAGGTGGACATTCCTCCTAACACACGCGTGGGCACCAAGCGCTACATGCCCCCGGAGGTACTGGACGAAACCCTGAACCGCAACCACTTTCAGTCCTACATCATGGCTGACATGTACAGCTTCGGCCTGATCCTGTGGGAGATCGCCAGGAGATGTGTGTCAGGAG GAATCGTGGAGGAGTATCAGTTGCCTTACCATGACCAGGTACCCACAGACCCGTCCTATGAGGATATGAGAGAAGTGGTGTGTATAAAGAGACAGCGGCCCTCTTTTGCCAACCGCTGGACCAGCGACGAG tgcctGAGGCAGATGGGCAAGCTGATGAGCGAATGCTGGGCACACAACCCAGGCTCCCGCCTCACCGCCCTAAGGGTAAAGAAAACTCTGGCCAAAATGTCCGAGTCGCAGGACATTAAACTGTGA